Proteins co-encoded in one Hyla sarda isolate aHylSar1 chromosome 4, aHylSar1.hap1, whole genome shotgun sequence genomic window:
- the LOC130367360 gene encoding olfactory receptor 1-like, which produces MMNISITKSFQLLAFSSNGMRQPLLFIVFFALYFIGVLGNLIILIVIVIDRHLHTPMYVFLSNLSFLDICYMTITLPKLMYILLSGDNAISPLQCFTQLYFYNFIVVMEIILLSVMAYDRYVAICKPLHYHLIMNKKNLVLLLCVNWMLGCLNSLLLICFISQLSFCHSTNIHHFYCDTKALVKISCPTKLFQILYRLESLLFGPVPFMIGLLSYIQIIRTILQLKSTNSRRKAFSTCTSHLTVLTIFYGTVICTYMTPVSEYSGINDQLFSVLYAAVTPMLNPLIYSLRNKEVKNALLFLISHK; this is translated from the coding sequence ATGATGAATATCTCCATTACTAAAAGTTTTCAATTGTTAGCATTTTCTAGTAATGGTATGAGACAACCCTTATTATTTATTGTCTTCTTTGCACTGTACTTTATTGGTGTTCTAGGAAATCTCATTATTCTCATAGTGATTGTGATAGACAGACACCTGCATACCCCCATGTATGTCTTCCTAAGTAACCTGTCTTTTTTGGATATCTGTTATATGACTATTACCCTTCCAAAACTAATGTATATTCTACTCTCCGGGGACAATGCTATATCACCGTTACAGTGTTTTACTCAGTTGTACTTTTACAATTTCATTGTTGTGATGGAGATAATTTTGCTGTCAGTCATGGCCTATGATCGCTATGTGGCTATCTGTAAACCCTTACACTATCATCTCATCATGAACAAAAAGAACCTGGTCCTGTTATTGTGTGTGAACTGGATGCTGGGATGTTTGAACTCATTACTTTTGATATGTTTCATCTCACAATTGTCTTTTTGTCATTCCACGAATATTCATCACTTCTATTGTGACACCAAAGCTTTAGTAAAAATTTCATGTCCCACAAAACTCTTTCAAATATTATATCGCCTTGAATCTTTATTATTCGGACCGGTCCCATTCATGATTGGGTTGTTGTCCTATATCCAGATCATCCGGACCATACTGCAACTAAAGTCAACAAATAGCAGAAGAAAAGCTTTCTCCACCTGTACTTCCCACCTTACTGTTCTCACTATCTTCTATGGAACAGTTATATGTACCTATATGACCCCAGTCTCAGAATATTCTGGAATTAATGATCAGTTATTCTCAGTATTGTACGCGGcagtgactcccatgttaaacccCCTCATATATAGTCTTAGAAACAAAGAGGTAAAAAACGCATTGTTGTTTCTAATATCACACAAATAA